Proteins from one Mucilaginibacter jinjuensis genomic window:
- a CDS encoding sulfatase: MKNVLVLLAILSLGFRGVAQNKQPNVIIIMMDDMGYGDTEPYGMTQIPTPSFNRLTREGTRFTHYNAAQPICSASRAALLTGCYSNRVGMTGALLPGDKRALNPDEETIAALLKNAGYTTGMFGKWHLGNKAPYWPTHYGFDTFYGIPYSHDIWNRDKDGTLITNKNDIRYTWPPLPLIEGDKIVDSITSKEKLSELATHLTEHSIRFIKQNKNKPFFLYLAHTMPHVPLAPSARFKGKSDLGDFGDEIMELNWSIGEILKTLDDEKLTDNTIVIVTSDNGPWLNYGDHAGSSGGFREGKSTSWEGGTRVPLWIRWPGKVEAGGINSMLMTNMDLLPSIVAATGAKLPKKPIDGINFLPVWLGKTTTDPREVFYYYFGKNNLEDIRYKHWKLVLPHSSATYSALHGKGGEGGKIGRVDAPMALYDLAHDPGESYDVQQNYPEIVKKMLELAEQARDDMGDDLTNREGKNRRKPATIN; the protein is encoded by the coding sequence ATGAAAAACGTCCTTGTCCTGCTCGCGATTCTATCTTTAGGATTTCGTGGTGTCGCCCAAAACAAACAGCCCAATGTGATCATTATTATGATGGATGACATGGGTTATGGTGATACCGAACCTTACGGCATGACACAGATACCCACGCCAAGCTTTAACCGCTTAACGCGCGAAGGCACACGTTTTACACATTACAATGCGGCTCAACCTATTTGTTCGGCATCACGTGCTGCGCTGCTAACCGGTTGTTATTCGAACCGGGTAGGCATGACCGGCGCCCTACTGCCCGGCGATAAAAGAGCCTTGAACCCGGATGAAGAAACCATTGCCGCTTTACTTAAAAATGCAGGTTATACTACCGGCATGTTCGGCAAATGGCATTTGGGCAATAAGGCACCTTACTGGCCTACACATTATGGTTTCGATACTTTTTATGGCATCCCCTACTCGCACGATATCTGGAACCGCGATAAAGATGGTACCCTGATCACTAATAAAAACGACATCCGTTATACCTGGCCGCCACTGCCATTGATAGAAGGCGATAAAATTGTTGATTCGATCACATCAAAAGAAAAGCTTTCTGAACTGGCTACGCATTTAACAGAGCACTCTATCCGGTTCATCAAACAAAATAAAAACAAACCTTTCTTTTTATACCTGGCGCATACTATGCCGCATGTTCCGCTTGCGCCGTCGGCAAGGTTTAAAGGTAAAAGTGATCTGGGCGATTTTGGTGATGAGATTATGGAGTTGAACTGGTCGATAGGTGAGATCTTAAAAACACTAGACGATGAAAAGCTGACCGATAATACAATCGTTATTGTAACCAGCGATAATGGCCCCTGGTTAAATTATGGCGATCATGCAGGTTCATCGGGCGGCTTCCGCGAGGGTAAATCAACCTCATGGGAGGGCGGCACGCGCGTTCCGTTATGGATCCGCTGGCCGGGAAAAGTAGAGGCCGGAGGTATCAACAGTATGCTAATGACCAATATGGATTTGCTGCCAAGCATTGTGGCTGCCACTGGCGCTAAATTGCCTAAGAAACCAATTGATGGCATTAACTTTTTGCCTGTTTGGCTGGGTAAAACCACAACAGACCCGCGCGAGGTTTTCTATTATTACTTCGGCAAAAATAACCTCGAAGATATCAGGTACAAACATTGGAAACTGGTATTACCGCATTCATCTGCAACCTATTCGGCACTACATGGCAAAGGTGGTGAAGGAGGTAAAATTGGCCGTGTTGATGCACCAATGGCCTTGTATGATCTGGCACATGACCCGGGCGAATCGTATGATGTACAACAAAACTACCCCGAAATTGTGAAGAAAATGCTGGAGTTGGCCGAACAAGCCCGCGACGATATGGGCGATGACCTGACCAACCGGGAGGGTAAAAACCGGAGAAAACCGGCCACCATTAATTAA
- a CDS encoding single-stranded DNA-binding protein, with protein MLSNSGINKVFLVGYIGKEPRWHSANNEPKMLCFPMVTTEFIKKNGTSVEHVEWHQIKIPENFVEDETLLKKGQLVYVQGKIQTRQFTDEQQVKRYKTEILAQQVQLLNSTIESTLL; from the coding sequence ATGCTAAGTAACTCCGGAATTAACAAAGTTTTTTTGGTTGGGTATATTGGTAAAGAACCACGCTGGCATTCGGCAAACAACGAACCTAAGATGTTATGTTTCCCGATGGTTACCACCGAGTTTATTAAAAAGAACGGCACCTCGGTTGAACATGTAGAATGGCATCAGATCAAAATTCCCGAGAATTTTGTAGAAGACGAAACCTTGCTTAAAAAAGGCCAGCTGGTATATGTACAAGGCAAAATACAAACCCGCCAGTTTACCGACGAGCAACAGGTTAAACGTTATAAAACAGAAATACTGGCGCAGCAGGTACAATTATTAAACAGTACCATTGAATCTACTTTGCTGTAA
- a CDS encoding response regulator transcription factor — protein MIDIILVEDHKIVRNGVKSLLEKEPKFKIVGEAVSGNDVLTILNSGTKADIILADINMPGLSGLELIAELKKAGYNAKIIMLTMLDHERYVAKAFKAGANGYLLKNTSPDELIFAIKHIYADGNYLFSELAMRLLDRLSQGRDIMILDNRSDVDFSKRETEVLTLIAEGFTNQEIADKLFTSKRTIEGHRQSMIDKTGTRNTAALIRFALLNGIIS, from the coding sequence ATGATTGATATTATTTTAGTAGAAGACCATAAGATTGTACGAAACGGGGTTAAATCATTATTGGAGAAAGAGCCTAAATTTAAAATTGTAGGCGAGGCCGTAAGCGGTAACGATGTATTAACAATACTTAATTCGGGTACCAAGGCAGATATTATTTTAGCCGATATTAATATGCCGGGTTTAAGCGGCCTCGAGTTAATTGCCGAACTGAAAAAAGCAGGGTACAACGCTAAAATTATTATGCTTACCATGCTCGATCATGAGCGATATGTGGCCAAAGCCTTTAAAGCCGGGGCCAACGGCTACCTGCTTAAAAACACAAGCCCCGATGAATTGATATTTGCCATAAAGCATATTTATGCCGACGGTAATTACCTGTTTAGCGAATTGGCTATGCGCCTGTTAGACCGGCTTTCGCAGGGGCGCGATATTATGATACTGGATAACCGCTCGGATGTTGATTTTTCTAAACGCGAAACCGAGGTACTTACCTTAATTGCCGAAGGCTTTACCAACCAGGAAATTGCCGATAAACTTTTTACCAGCAAACGTACCATAGAAGGCCATCGCCAAAGTATGATTGATAAAACAGGTACCCGTAACACCGCTGCGCTTATCAGGTTTGCTTTGCTTAATGGCATAATCAGTTAA
- a CDS encoding DUF47 domain-containing protein gives MKTSIFGQALPNNNQIFYGLFNQAASNSYDMAALLYQAAGSSDLQDQKMNFNHIGRLKEKANSIKHQVLVVSGKAFISPFSRDDMYALASSINAVSDFIDVAARRINFYNIVVNSPIKELAGIIVDCCTLLTKCVDALNDLKNVDTITDYCTNIKQLEHYADQVYNKALAHLLDTETDALEIIKYSEILASLERATDKCEHVVNVIESIIIKNS, from the coding sequence ATGAAAACGTCCATATTCGGCCAGGCATTACCTAATAATAACCAGATATTTTACGGCTTATTTAACCAGGCTGCAAGCAACAGCTATGATATGGCAGCATTGCTTTATCAGGCTGCCGGATCATCTGATCTGCAGGATCAAAAAATGAACTTCAACCATATTGGCCGTTTAAAAGAAAAAGCCAATAGTATTAAACACCAGGTGCTGGTAGTATCAGGCAAGGCGTTTATCTCTCCGTTTAGCCGCGATGATATGTATGCCTTGGCATCATCAATAAATGCCGTATCAGATTTTATTGATGTAGCGGCCCGTCGTATCAACTTCTATAATATTGTAGTTAATTCGCCAATTAAGGAGCTTGCCGGTATTATTGTTGATTGCTGCACCTTGCTTACCAAATGCGTTGATGCCTTAAACGACCTTAAAAACGTTGATACCATTACAGATTATTGCACCAATATAAAACAGCTGGAGCATTACGCAGACCAGGTATATAATAAAGCACTTGCCCATTTACTGGATACAGAAACTGATGCGCTTGAAATTATTAAATACAGCGAGATACTGGCTTCGCTTGAACGTGCAACCGATAAATGCGAGCATGTTGTTAACGTGATAGAAAGTATTATTATAAAAAATAGTTAA
- a CDS encoding lipid-binding SYLF domain-containing protein: MKNFKVLLIPALLSIFFVLTSAKDAGKENERITKSTTVAKEFIKMKESIPEALLKQAEGIVIIPDMINAGLAVGGKRGKGVAMARTASGSWSNPVFVTFTGGSFGLQAGVQSVDLVLIFKHRSILNKVNNGDFTIGGDISATAGPVGRSSTASTDVKLDAEIYSYSRSKGLFAGLSVNGSNISIDKSANANFYGSAANSKVIFETSKSPSANVTELKAALIM, translated from the coding sequence ATGAAAAACTTCAAGGTATTATTAATCCCGGCATTGTTGAGCATATTCTTTGTGCTTACTTCGGCAAAAGATGCGGGTAAGGAAAACGAGCGGATAACCAAGTCGACAACGGTAGCAAAAGAATTCATAAAAATGAAGGAAAGCATACCGGAAGCGCTTTTAAAACAGGCAGAAGGTATTGTTATTATACCTGATATGATAAATGCCGGCCTTGCAGTAGGTGGTAAACGTGGTAAAGGCGTAGCCATGGCCAGAACAGCATCGGGCAGTTGGAGCAACCCTGTATTTGTAACCTTTACAGGAGGTAGTTTCGGTTTACAGGCAGGTGTACAATCTGTTGACCTGGTACTTATATTTAAGCACAGAAGTATCCTGAACAAAGTAAACAATGGCGACTTTACAATTGGCGGCGATATCTCTGCAACAGCAGGCCCGGTTGGCCGTAGTTCTACAGCCAGCACAGATGTTAAGCTCGATGCCGAAATCTATTCCTACTCACGCAGCAAGGGCTTGTTTGCCGGTTTAAGCGTTAACGGATCAAACATATCTATTGATAAAAGCGCCAATGCCAATTTCTATGGTTCGGCTGCAAACTCAAAAGTTATATTTGAAACAAGCAAAAGCCCGTCGGCAAATGTTACCGAGTTAAAAGCTGCTTTAATAATGTAA
- a CDS encoding RNA recognition motif domain-containing protein, producing MNIFVGSLPYQLKEEDLRELFEAYGEVSSAKLIIDRETGRSKGFGFVEMSDDESAQKAIDGLNGIEVSGRSIAVSQAEERKSGGGGDRRGGGGFGGGNRGGGGGGFSRGGNSGGGGYGGGSKGGNSRGGGSRY from the coding sequence ATGAACATTTTTGTAGGAAGTCTGCCTTACCAGTTAAAGGAAGAAGATTTAAGAGAACTATTTGAAGCTTACGGCGAAGTGAGCTCAGCAAAATTAATTATCGACAGAGAAACCGGCAGAAGCAAAGGTTTTGGCTTTGTTGAGATGTCTGATGACGAGAGCGCCCAAAAAGCTATTGATGGCTTAAATGGTATCGAAGTAAGCGGCAGAAGTATCGCAGTTAGCCAGGCTGAAGAGCGTAAATCTGGTGGTGGCGGCGATCGTCGTGGTGGTGGCGGCTTCGGCGGCGGCAACCGTGGTGGTGGCGGCGGCGGCTTTAGCCGTGGCGGCAACAGCGGTGGCGGTGGCTACGGCGGCGGTTCAAAAGGTGGTAACAGCAGAGGCGGCGGCAGCCGTTATTAA